The region GTGTAAGTATTAATGGTGGGGATATTTTCTTGCTTGAAAACATTTAGACTGATAATAGGAAAAAAAATTATAAAGAGAGGAACGCCCAAGCGCATTCCCAGTGAAGTAATCCGAGGGAAAAAGAAGGTGCAACAAAAAGTGCAAATTCCCAAAAATAATCCCACAAAAGAGGTATCACAATCAATTTGAAACAAACTCCAAAATAGCAAAAAGAATAAACTGAGAATTAAACCAAATCGTACGGGCTTCGAGTACGGTCTTTCCCACATCCAATACAGTGCAGGCCAAGCAGCTAAAGAGATCATTAGAGATCCTTGCGCAAAGGCTTTGGAGGGGGTTTTGCCCCAAAATATTCGCCAAGGATTACCTAATATTATTTCCGCACTTAACAACAAAAGACCAAAAAATAGTCCCCCTAAAAAGGCTTTAATGAGGCTCTTTTGAGATTCCTCAGATAAGCTCAATGAAAGTCGACACCACGCGAGGCCAAAGGTGACTAGGGAGAGAATTTTTAAACTCGCCAGAAAAGAAGCTGTGGGATTTATGGACCATAGGGATGTTACAAGTCCCCAAACAGGAATCGCGAAAAGAACCATTACCAAGTAGCGAGGTAATACATATAGCCGCTGCTTATAATTATAATAGAGGCCAATCAGGCCTGCGATAACGATTTCCCAAACAATACTGTGGGGCGCTAAAATGGATAGAGGTATGAATAAGAAGATAATGAAATTCAGAAACCGTTGAGTGACTAAAGAGAGGATGACGGGTTTCATACCGTATCCCCCATTTGTAGGATAAGTGTCCAAGCTGGCTTATCAATGGGCATGACTGACAAGCGAGATTGGCGAACAAGAGATAGGTGAGCCAACCGGGGCTCATTCTTAATGACATCTAGACTTACTGGATTTTTTAAAGCCCTGACGGCTTTAACTTCAACCATTCCAAATCGCCCGGTTTCGTCGGAAGGATCTGGATGATATGTTCGGATGACTTCAACTATACCTACAATTTGACGATCACTCACCGAATGATAAAAAAAACAGTGATCACCCATTTTCATGGCCTTTAGATTGTTGGATGCTTGATAATTTCGCACACCATCCCACAAGGTCGTTTTTTTTGTTACTTGATCATTCCAAGACCAGGTAGAGGGTTCTGTTTTGATCAACCAATACTGCATTAGAACTCCAATTCCGATTGGTGAGAAAGAATATGATCTACCACTTTATCAAGAGGAATATGATCATAAAGGAGATTGTATAGAGCTTGGCATAAGGGCATAGGTATGGATAAAGCGCGGGATAATTTATAAACTGCAGCCGTGGTGGGTACGCCTTCAGCAATAAAGGAGCACTCTTTCAAAATTTTTTCCACATTTGCCCCCTTTTGCCCAAGGGCTAATCCTAGACGCATATTGCGAGATTGTTCGCTTGAACACGTCAATGTTACGTCTCCCACGGCGGATAGTCCTAAAAATGTATCACTCTTTCCCCCAAGAGCAAGTCCAAGCCGGCGCATTTCCGCAAGGCCTCGTGTAATGAGAGCTGCGGCTGCATTATTTCCAAATCCTTTTCCACGGACGATTCCACAAGCGATCGCTAAAATATTTTTAACGGCTCCGGCCACTTGAACACCGATGGGATCATCGCTTATATAACACCGAAAATGAGGATGACGGAATGCTCCGGCTATCAATTTGGCGATTTTCTCGTTTTCGCAAGCCACAGTAACGGCTGTGGGAAGATTAAGGCCGACCTCATCTGCAAAAGATGGTCCTGAGAGAACAGCTATGGGATTGGGAAGCAAGTCTTGGCTGACTTTAGATAATAACTGTGGTTCATCCTTATCCCCCCCCAGCAATATTCCCTTGGAACAAATTACCCACGGTGCGGTCGGGGGAAGATGTTTTTGAACATCAAGGCAGATCTCCCGGATTGTTTGGGCAGGTGTGACTTGAAGAACAATATCTGCGTCCCGAAGAGTTTCAAGGTCATGGGTAACTGTAAGAGCTGAGGGAAGAGGAATATTTGGCAGGTAAGTTTGGTTTATACGGGTTTTTGAGAGAATAGAAGCTTCTTTTGCTTGACGCGTTATGAGCGTAACATTCTGTTTGTCAGCGCGTAAGGCGGTTAATGCAAGGGCTGTTCCCCAAGATCCCGCGCCAATAATGTAGATTTTCTTCATGAAGAACTTATACTATTTTCAGACACTTTGTGCCAGCTTTAATAGCGTCCTGTGCTACCTCTATTTATTGAATAATGGATTTTATGATGCCCTGCTTTCTTACAAGTCTTAAGGGAAGGGGAGTGGTAAAGAATATGAGGATAAAAAAGGGAGTAGGCTGAGTCATTAACTATTTTTAGAAGCACATAAAGGCCAGCGGGGAACGGGGATAAAATTTAATGAGTCTTGTTGACCCAATCGAAGTTTTTCAATCCCAACCCAGGCAATCATGGCCGCGTTATCTGTACATAATTCTAAGGGGGGTGCAACAAAGCTGAACCCATGTGCTGTACTTAAGGTAGACAGTCTTAAACGTAAGGCTGCATTAGCCGCGACACCCCCAGCAACAACAAAATGTTTACAAGGAGCTTGAAGCATTTTAAAAGCGTTTAAGGCGCGTTCTTCTAAACAATCAGCGATAGCTTCTTGGAAACTGGCGGCTAAATCGGCTTTATCTTGGGGGGATAAGGGTGTGTGTTTCTCAGCAATCATTCGTACGGCAGTTTTAAGACCAGAAAAGGAAAAGTCGCAACCCTCACGACCCTTTAGGGGGCGCGGTAAGGAAAATCGTTTGCCATTCCCCTTTTGGGCTAACTTTTCTACAGCAGGACCTCCTGGATAGTCTAATCCAAAAATACGAGCGACTTTATCAAAGGCCTCCCCAACGGCATCGTCAATTGTTGAGCCTAATAATCGATACTGCCCAACGCCGGTGACTTCTAGAAATTGACAATGCCCTCCCGAGATTAGAAGAAGTAAAAAGGGAAAGGGTAAATCATGGGTGAGTCGCCCCGTTAATGCGTGGCCTTCTAAATGGTTGACAGCGATAAAAGGAAGGTTTTTTGCGGCTGCGATGGCTTTGGCTGTCATAACACCGACAAGGACGCCCCCGATTAATCCGGGCCCCGCAGTTACGGCAATACCATCGAGGTTATCTAAGGTAACATCGGCATCTTTCAGTGCTTTTTCAATGAGGGGATGGAGATGGTCCAAATGAGCGCGGGCAGCGTTTTCAGGAACTACCCCCCCATAAGGTTGGTGGCCTGAGATTTGAGATATTAGCGAATTAGAAAGAATGGTTCGATCATCTCGAACAACAGCCGCAGCTGTTTCATCACAACTGGTTTCGATGCCCAAAACGATCATGGCCCATTCCTTTAAAATTTAACCTTTAGCAGCGCGTTCTGATCTTTTTCGATCGTTAGGATCCAAGACAGCTTTGCGCAAGCGTATGCTTTTGGGTGTAACTTCCACGCGCTCATCGTCTTGAATATAGGCAATCGCTTGTTCTAAAGTCATAATTTTTGGAGGCGTTAAACGAATAGCCTCATCTTTTCCGGATGCTCGAACGTTGGTAAGTTGTTTGCCTTTCAGGGGATTCACCTCCAGGTCATTCTCACGGCTATTTTCACCAATGATCATTCCCTGATAAACTTGCGTGCCGGGATCCAGAAATAAGATACCTCGATCTTCCAAAGTATTTAATGAATAGGCGGTTGTTTCTCCACTTCCATTACAGATAAGTACCCCATTTCGGCGACCTTCAATTGAACCTCGAAAGGGTCCGTATTCATGAAAAACTCGGCTCATAATGCCAGTTCCCCGCGTTTCAGTCAGGAATTGTCCGTGATATCCTATTAATCCTCGAGAGGGCGTAAAGAAAATAATGCGTGTTTTGCCACCACCAGAAGGACGCATATCTTGCATTTCGGATTTGCGGGAATTCATACTCTCTACAACGGTGCCAACAAACTCATCATCCACATCAATTTGAATTTCTTCGATGGGTTCTAGACGATTTCCAGCGTCGTCAGTTTGGTAGAGAACGCGAGGACGACTAATGGAAAGTTCGAAACCTTCGCGACGCATAGTCTCGATAATAACACCAAGCTGTAATTCACCACGACCTGCGACTTCAAAAGCATCTTTATCTGCAGTTTCCGTGACACGAATAGCCACGTTTCCTTCTGCTTCTTTTGTTAACCGATCCCTTAACATACGGGAGGTAAGTTTGCTTCCTTCTCTTCCAGCAAGAGGAGAGTCATTTATAGAAAATGTCATAGCTAAGGTCGGGGGATCAATTGGTTGGCCGGGCAAAGCTTCCGTAACTTCTGGGGCCGCAATAGTTTCTGCAACCGTTGCTTTTTCTAGTCCCGCTAAGGCAATAATATCTCCAGCTTCTGCTTGCTCAATGGAAATACGTTCAAGTCCCCTAAAGGCAAGTAATTTATTGATACGTCCTGTTTCTACGATTTGTCCTTCTCGATTGAGAACGCGGACAGGCATATTAATTTTCGCTGTTCCTGAATGAATACGCCCCGTGAGAACACGACCTAAGTAGGAATCATATTCCCGAGTAGTAATCAACATAGAAAAAGGAGCATCTTCTATCGTTTTGGGAGCGTGTACATGGCTAATGATGAGATCAAATAGAGGGGCAATATCAACACGATCTTGAGTCAAATCTCGAACAGCCCATCCACCACGACCGGAAGCATAGGCTATCGGGAAATCCAATTGGTCATCATTGGCATCCAAAGCCATAAAAAGGTCAAAAATTTCTTCTAGTACTTCTTCAGGACGCGCGTCTTGACGATCAATCTTATTGATCACCACAATAGGACGTAATCCAAGTTTTAGGGCTTTACTTAATACAAATTTTGTTTGAGGCATAGGGCCCTCAGCGGCATCCACTAGGACAACCACGCCATCTACCATTGACAAAATGCGCTCAACTTCACCACCAAAGTCCGCGTGGCCCGGCGTATCAACAATGTTAATGCGAACATCTTGCCAAAATAATGAGGTACATTTTGCTAAAATCGTTATACCACGCTCGCGTTCTAAGTCGTTGGAATCCATGGCACGCTCAGCCACATTTTGATTGGTTCGAAATGTACCACTTTGCTTCAGCATGGTATCCACAAGTGTTGTTTTCCCATGGTCAACGTGAGCGATAATGGCAATATTGCGAATTTGAGTCATTTGAATAAAAGTCCTAAATTTAAAGTATATAAGTATTCTTAATCTATATATGGGTGAGCTTGTGGATAAATACAACTCTTTTATCAGGCATTTTTATGTCTGATATTTTTCTGAACATCGGCGAATATTTTCAAGAAAAAAGCTCTTGCCACGGGAATATAGCAGTCTTTGTGCAAAAAAGGTAGTATAAGTTGGATGGGGGGATAATGTACAGTTGACAAAGTATTTAGCAAAATCGAATTCTGTCGCAAAACCTCTTGTAATCGTGTAAGAAAGTGCTGAACATTTTTGGAAAAGTTGAAAAATATCTGAGGCGTTATGGTGAAAAAACAACAAACAAACCTGTCATCGATATTTATTCTAACCCGTTCTTTAAACGTTGGAGGTGCTGAACGGCAAGTCAGTGTTTTGGCTAAAGCGCTTCATAAAAAAGGCTATAAGGTTACTATTTGTGTGTTTTATTCTGGAGGCGCTCTGGAAGAAGGCCTGCTGCAATCCGGTGTTTCAATTTATTCCCTTCATAAAAAAGGTCGATGGGATCTTTTGGGATGGTTTAGTCGCTACTTGAAGGCGATTCGAGTTGTAAATCCTGATGTTGTTTATAGTTTTCTGACCACGTCAAATATTGTCGCAATATTGGGGAGAGTTTTTGTTTCTAAACCCGTCGTTTGGGGAATTCGGGCTTCAAATATGAAATTTAGTAGCTATGATTGGCTTGCGGGCCTTTCAGCCTGGTTTGAACGAAAGCTTTCGCGTTATGTGCAGACCATCATTTTTAATTCATGGTTTAGCAGAAATTATCATGAATCCTTAGGCTATTTTTTAAATCATGCAGTTGTCATACCCAATGGGATTGATACAGAAACATTTAAAGTTGATTTGAATTCAAGAAAAGCCATCCGTTATCAATTAGGCATACCCGAAGATGCTATGGTGGTTGGCATGCTGGCGCGTGTTGATCCCATGAAAGATTATGAGACATATGTGATGGCTTTCAGAGCTTTATGTTCTGAATATAAAAATCTCTATTTTATAGCTGCAGGTGCGGGGACAGATACAGCACTTTGGTCTTCTGTCTCTCCCCAATTTCTGAGATTAGGCATCTGGAAAGATGTTTGTGGATTACTTAATGCCCTAGATATTATGGTGTTATGTTCGGCTTTTGGAGAAGGATTTTCAAACAGTCTAGGTGAAGCTATGGCTTGTGGAATTCCAACTGTTGCTACAGATGTTGGGGATGCGGCTTTTATTGTTGGTGATCAAGGAGTGATCATTCCCCCCCAAAATCCGCAGGCACTTATTGAAGCGATAAAATTTCAAATGAAACAACTTCCCTCAAAAGATGAAATTCGCAATCGTATCCTTGAAAAATTTAGTGTGTCGCAAATGGTAGATCAAACTCTAAAAACTTTAACAGATGCGACGGTATCCTCATGAAAATTGCTCATTTGATTACAGGATTAGGTTTGGGGGGCGCAGAGCAGCAATTAAAAGCCCTGGTGACTGATCCTGAAAAATCTTCTTTAGAGCACGTTGTTATTTCTTTAAAAGATGAAGGAATTATTGGGAAACAAATTGTTGGTCAGCCGGGCGTCTATCTTTATTGTTTGAATCTCCATAAATCGATAACCGGTTTTTGGCAGCTTTATAGGATTTTGCGTCGGGAAAAACCAGATGTATTACAAACTTGGCTTTATCATGCAGATTTTTTAGGTCTTTTAATTGGTAGGCTTGCGAGAGTTCCTCGAATTATTT is a window of Alphaproteobacteria bacterium DNA encoding:
- a CDS encoding EVE domain-containing protein; its protein translation is MQYWLIKTEPSTWSWNDQVTKKTTLWDGVRNYQASNNLKAMKMGDHCFFYHSVSDRQIVGIVEVIRTYHPDPSDETGRFGMVEVKAVRALKNPVSLDVIKNEPRLAHLSLVRQSRLSVMPIDKPAWTLILQMGDTV
- a CDS encoding NAD(P)-dependent glycerol-3-phosphate dehydrogenase produces the protein MKKIYIIGAGSWGTALALTALRADKQNVTLITRQAKEASILSKTRINQTYLPNIPLPSALTVTHDLETLRDADIVLQVTPAQTIREICLDVQKHLPPTAPWVICSKGILLGGDKDEPQLLSKVSQDLLPNPIAVLSGPSFADEVGLNLPTAVTVACENEKIAKLIAGAFRHPHFRCYISDDPIGVQVAGAVKNILAIACGIVRGKGFGNNAAAALITRGLAEMRRLGLALGGKSDTFLGLSAVGDVTLTCSSEQSRNMRLGLALGQKGANVEKILKECSFIAEGVPTTAAVYKLSRALSIPMPLCQALYNLLYDHIPLDKVVDHILSHQSELEF
- a CDS encoding O-antigen ligase family protein, whose translation is MKPVILSLVTQRFLNFIIFLFIPLSILAPHSIVWEIVIAGLIGLYYNYKQRLYVLPRYLVMVLFAIPVWGLVTSLWSINPTASFLASLKILSLVTFGLAWCRLSLSLSEESQKSLIKAFLGGLFFGLLLLSAEIILGNPWRIFWGKTPSKAFAQGSLMISLAAWPALYWMWERPYSKPVRFGLILSLFFLLFWSLFQIDCDTSFVGLFLGICTFCCTFFFPRITSLGMRLGVPLFIIFFPIISLNVFKQENIPTINTYTRSSSYIDRIYIWNEVATSILEHPWKGIGMDGTPHHEKSHMIREWTFIDQRGVTQKKQSPRFALHPHNAILQLWLELGFLGVILAILLTHFTLNQIYRTNLVVTEKAICAGLFTGVFTIVWVNLGFWQSWWISGLWIIIGLTTTLFKRKREAYERVFT
- a CDS encoding glycosyltransferase codes for the protein MVKKQQTNLSSIFILTRSLNVGGAERQVSVLAKALHKKGYKVTICVFYSGGALEEGLLQSGVSIYSLHKKGRWDLLGWFSRYLKAIRVVNPDVVYSFLTTSNIVAILGRVFVSKPVVWGIRASNMKFSSYDWLAGLSAWFERKLSRYVQTIIFNSWFSRNYHESLGYFLNHAVVIPNGIDTETFKVDLNSRKAIRYQLGIPEDAMVVGMLARVDPMKDYETYVMAFRALCSEYKNLYFIAAGAGTDTALWSSVSPQFLRLGIWKDVCGLLNALDIMVLCSAFGEGFSNSLGEAMACGIPTVATDVGDAAFIVGDQGVIIPPQNPQALIEAIKFQMKQLPSKDEIRNRILEKFSVSQMVDQTLKTLTDATVSS
- the tsaD gene encoding tRNA (adenosine(37)-N6)-threonylcarbamoyltransferase complex transferase subunit TsaD translates to MIVLGIETSCDETAAAVVRDDRTILSNSLISQISGHQPYGGVVPENAARAHLDHLHPLIEKALKDADVTLDNLDGIAVTAGPGLIGGVLVGVMTAKAIAAAKNLPFIAVNHLEGHALTGRLTHDLPFPFLLLLISGGHCQFLEVTGVGQYRLLGSTIDDAVGEAFDKVARIFGLDYPGGPAVEKLAQKGNGKRFSLPRPLKGREGCDFSFSGLKTAVRMIAEKHTPLSPQDKADLAASFQEAIADCLEERALNAFKMLQAPCKHFVVAGGVAANAALRLRLSTLSTAHGFSFVAPPLELCTDNAAMIAWVGIEKLRLGQQDSLNFIPVPRWPLCASKNS
- the typA gene encoding translational GTPase TypA yields the protein MTQIRNIAIIAHVDHGKTTLVDTMLKQSGTFRTNQNVAERAMDSNDLERERGITILAKCTSLFWQDVRINIVDTPGHADFGGEVERILSMVDGVVVLVDAAEGPMPQTKFVLSKALKLGLRPIVVINKIDRQDARPEEVLEEIFDLFMALDANDDQLDFPIAYASGRGGWAVRDLTQDRVDIAPLFDLIISHVHAPKTIEDAPFSMLITTREYDSYLGRVLTGRIHSGTAKINMPVRVLNREGQIVETGRINKLLAFRGLERISIEQAEAGDIIALAGLEKATVAETIAAPEVTEALPGQPIDPPTLAMTFSINDSPLAGREGSKLTSRMLRDRLTKEAEGNVAIRVTETADKDAFEVAGRGELQLGVIIETMRREGFELSISRPRVLYQTDDAGNRLEPIEEIQIDVDDEFVGTVVESMNSRKSEMQDMRPSGGGKTRIIFFTPSRGLIGYHGQFLTETRGTGIMSRVFHEYGPFRGSIEGRRNGVLICNGSGETTAYSLNTLEDRGILFLDPGTQVYQGMIIGENSRENDLEVNPLKGKQLTNVRASGKDEAIRLTPPKIMTLEQAIAYIQDDERVEVTPKSIRLRKAVLDPNDRKRSERAAKG